From Chryseobacterium gallinarum, one genomic window encodes:
- a CDS encoding VOC family protein — protein sequence MKYKQIIVLDMNVKFEAGINIAIKIPKNKYEKTVAFYRDILKLEVEEKPVDNPTVSRTHEVKFGNNIIWLDCVDNYTHSETWLQLTVPDVGEATEYLQSKGVEICDEIEELPEDMHWIMDPAGTVFNIQKSQ from the coding sequence TTGAAATATAAACAGATTATTGTATTGGATATGAATGTAAAATTTGAAGCAGGAATAAATATTGCCATAAAAATTCCAAAAAATAAATACGAAAAAACAGTTGCTTTTTACCGGGACATTCTCAAACTGGAGGTAGAAGAAAAACCGGTTGATAATCCAACTGTTTCCAGGACACATGAAGTAAAATTTGGAAATAATATAATATGGCTGGATTGTGTAGATAACTATACCCATTCCGAAACCTGGTTGCAGCTCACCGTTCCTGATGTAGGAGAAGCTACGGAATATTTACAGTCAAAAGGAGTAGAAATCTGTGACGAAATAGAAGAACTTCCCGAAGATATGCATTGGATTATGGATCCGGCAGGGACTGTTTTTAATATACAGAAATCACAATAA